One segment of Geoalkalibacter ferrihydriticus DSM 17813 DNA contains the following:
- a CDS encoding radical SAM protein: protein MERDQIIARNREEYGERYALLKFPTAEQAAAARARRDELLNALAGKAAIGCGGTKLDCNRLAPGCAICVAGAWSCLFINGKCNCTCFYCPSEQEQIGRPITNSLEFPEPQDYVDYIATFGFRGVSFSGGEPLLTPERTLSYLKAVKKRFGGVVHTWLYTNGTLLTGEILGQLRDAGLDEIRFDIGATDYHLTKAASAVAMIPTVTVEIPAVPEEKEQLRVKIREMAAQGIAHLNLHQLRLTPYSFDKFQGRGYTFLHGEKVTVLESELTALELLRDSLAGDIDLPINYCSFVYKNRCQAQAARRRNGPFVKKEHEALSTAGYIRSLALTGSPEGLQRRCRDFEQHGAAAGMWNLSRAKDRLFFHPDLVHLVAVDEQELRVSYAEAAQRAAVSYRNPFTEVRINGGRKIIIERRAVCNETTLTGGKAMDFLHNLRNGGDFSQFSAIQPYEVLKEGLQDYF from the coding sequence ATGGAGCGAGATCAGATCATTGCCCGCAATCGCGAGGAATACGGCGAGCGTTACGCGCTGCTGAAATTTCCCACTGCGGAACAGGCCGCCGCGGCGCGTGCCCGGCGCGACGAACTTCTCAACGCGCTGGCGGGCAAGGCGGCCATCGGTTGTGGCGGCACCAAGCTCGACTGCAACCGCCTCGCGCCCGGTTGTGCTATTTGCGTAGCGGGCGCCTGGTCGTGCCTGTTTATCAACGGCAAGTGCAATTGCACCTGTTTCTATTGCCCCTCCGAACAGGAGCAGATTGGGCGACCCATCACCAACTCCCTTGAATTTCCCGAGCCTCAAGACTATGTCGATTATATCGCCACCTTCGGCTTCCGCGGTGTGAGTTTCAGCGGCGGGGAACCTCTGCTCACTCCCGAGCGCACTCTGAGTTATCTCAAGGCGGTCAAGAAGCGCTTCGGCGGCGTTGTCCACACCTGGCTCTACACCAACGGGACCTTGCTTACTGGGGAGATTCTTGGGCAGCTGCGCGACGCGGGTCTCGACGAGATCCGTTTCGATATCGGCGCCACCGATTATCATCTCACCAAGGCCGCGTCTGCGGTGGCGATGATTCCCACCGTGACGGTGGAAATTCCCGCAGTACCTGAAGAAAAGGAACAGCTCCGCGTCAAAATCAGGGAAATGGCCGCGCAAGGCATCGCCCACCTCAATCTGCACCAACTGCGTTTGACCCCGTATAGTTTCGATAAATTTCAGGGACGCGGCTACACCTTTCTGCATGGCGAAAAGGTTACCGTCCTTGAATCGGAACTCACCGCCCTGGAATTGCTGCGCGACAGTCTCGCCGGCGACATCGACCTGCCCATCAACTACTGCTCTTTTGTCTACAAAAATCGCTGCCAGGCCCAGGCGGCGCGTCGACGCAACGGTCCATTCGTCAAAAAGGAACATGAGGCTTTAAGTACGGCGGGATACATCCGCAGCCTGGCGTTGACCGGCAGCCCAGAAGGGCTCCAGCGCCGGTGCCGGGATTTTGAGCAACACGGCGCCGCCGCCGGGATGTGGAATCTGAGCCGCGCCAAGGACCGTCTGTTCTTTCACCCCGACCTGGTGCACCTGGTGGCCGTGGATGAGCAGGAACTGCGCGTGAGTTATGCTGAGGCGGCGCAGCGGGCGGCGGTCAGCTACCGCAACCCTTTTACCGAGGTGCGTATCAATGGGGGACGCAAGATCATTATCGAGCGCCGCGCGGTTTGCAACGAAACCACTCTGACCGGCGGCAAGGCAATGGATTTTCTTCACAATTTGCGGAATGGGGGGGATTTCTCGCAATTTTCCGCCATCCAGCCCTATGAGGTTCTCAAGGAGGGGCTGCAGGATTACTTTTGA
- the nifH gene encoding nitrogenase iron protein: protein MRQIAIYGKGGIGKSTTTQNTVAGLAALGQKVLIIGCDPKADSTRLILHAKAQATVMDKVRELGTVEDLELDDVLKVGYGGVKCVESGGPEPGVGCAGRGVITAINFCEEEGAYTDDLDYVFYDVLGDVVCGGFAMPIRENKAEEIYIVVSGEMMAMYAANNICKGIVKYASSGSVRLAGLICNSRNTDREADLIEALAERLGTQMIHFVPRDNQVQRAELRRMTVIEYSPEHQQAEEYRQLAQKIAENKKLVIPTPLEIEELEDLLMEFGIMEAEDETIVGKAENA from the coding sequence CTGCGTCAGATCGCAATCTACGGCAAAGGCGGCATCGGCAAATCCACCACCACCCAGAACACCGTCGCGGGTCTGGCCGCCCTCGGTCAAAAAGTTTTGATCATCGGCTGCGACCCCAAGGCCGACTCGACCCGCCTGATCCTGCACGCAAAGGCGCAGGCCACGGTTATGGACAAGGTGCGTGAACTGGGAACCGTTGAGGATCTGGAGCTTGACGATGTGCTCAAAGTCGGCTACGGCGGCGTCAAGTGCGTCGAATCCGGCGGTCCCGAGCCGGGCGTCGGTTGCGCCGGCCGCGGCGTCATCACCGCCATCAACTTCTGTGAGGAAGAAGGCGCCTACACCGACGATCTCGATTACGTTTTCTACGACGTTCTCGGCGACGTGGTGTGCGGCGGCTTCGCCATGCCCATCCGTGAAAACAAGGCGGAAGAGATTTATATCGTTGTTTCCGGCGAGATGATGGCCATGTACGCCGCCAACAATATCTGCAAAGGCATCGTCAAATACGCCTCTTCGGGCAGCGTGCGCCTCGCCGGCCTGATCTGCAACAGCCGCAACACCGACCGCGAGGCCGATCTTATCGAGGCCCTGGCCGAGCGTCTCGGCACCCAGATGATTCACTTCGTGCCCCGCGACAACCAGGTGCAGCGCGCCGAACTGCGGCGCATGACGGTTATCGAATATTCTCCCGAACATCAGCAGGCCGAAGAGTATCGCCAGCTGGCACAGAAGATTGCAGAAAACAAGAAACTGGTAATTCCCACGCCGCTGGAGATTGAAGAACTCGAAGATCTGCTCATGGAGTTCGGCATCATGGAAGCCGAAGACGAAACCATCGTCGGCAAGGCTGAAAACGCCTGA
- the nifD gene encoding nitrogenase molybdenum-iron protein alpha chain, whose product MYQPGDKDPKVKPEVEGLSKEKAAKLIEETLELYPAKAKKKRAPHLAANDPEDKGCAVRSNKKTVPGVMSARGCAYAGAKGVVWGPIRDMVHISHGPVGCGWYSWGTRRNLTKGVPGVSTFSGMQFTSDFQEKDIVYGGDKKLEKICREVTELFPLAKGVSVLSECPVGLIGDDINATAKKMAGELELPVIPCNCEGFRGVSQSLGHHISNDSIRDHVIGTREFEEEAGPYDIALIGDYNIGGDIWAAVKVLEEIGLNVKAQWTGDGQIEHIAATHKVKLNLIHCYRSMNYMCKVMEEKYGIPWLEFNFFGPTKIKESLRAIAERFDDKIKENVERVIAKYDPIMQAIIDEYRPRLEGKKVMIFVGGLRPRHTIGAYEDLGLVCVGSGYEFAHTDDYDRTYPEMPKGSLVFDDASEMELEIFAKEIKPDLVASGIKEKYVFQKMGLPFRQMHSWDYSGPYHAYEGFEIFARDIDMAINSPTWNLVKSPF is encoded by the coding sequence ATGTATCAGCCTGGTGATAAAGACCCTAAGGTCAAGCCCGAAGTCGAGGGCCTGAGCAAGGAAAAAGCCGCAAAGCTTATCGAGGAAACTCTCGAGCTCTACCCGGCCAAAGCCAAGAAAAAGCGCGCGCCTCATCTCGCCGCCAACGATCCGGAGGATAAGGGTTGCGCGGTGCGCTCCAACAAGAAAACCGTGCCCGGCGTCATGAGCGCGCGCGGCTGCGCCTACGCCGGAGCCAAGGGCGTGGTGTGGGGGCCGATCCGCGACATGGTGCACATCAGCCACGGACCGGTGGGTTGCGGCTGGTACAGTTGGGGCACGCGCCGCAACCTGACCAAGGGTGTGCCGGGCGTTTCGACCTTTTCCGGCATGCAGTTCACCTCGGACTTTCAGGAAAAAGACATCGTTTACGGCGGTGACAAGAAGCTTGAAAAAATCTGCCGCGAGGTCACCGAGCTTTTCCCCCTGGCCAAGGGCGTTTCGGTACTCTCGGAGTGCCCGGTGGGCCTCATCGGTGACGACATCAACGCCACCGCCAAGAAAATGGCCGGCGAACTCGAGCTGCCGGTAATCCCCTGCAATTGTGAAGGATTCCGCGGCGTGTCCCAGTCCCTGGGCCACCACATTTCCAACGACAGCATCCGCGACCATGTCATCGGCACCCGCGAATTCGAGGAAGAGGCGGGGCCCTACGATATCGCCCTGATCGGCGACTACAACATCGGCGGAGATATCTGGGCGGCGGTCAAGGTCCTTGAAGAGATCGGTCTTAACGTCAAGGCCCAGTGGACCGGCGACGGCCAGATCGAGCACATCGCCGCGACCCACAAGGTCAAGCTCAACCTGATCCATTGCTACCGTTCCATGAACTATATGTGCAAGGTCATGGAAGAGAAGTACGGCATTCCCTGGCTCGAATTCAACTTCTTCGGCCCGACCAAGATCAAGGAAAGCCTGCGCGCCATCGCCGAGCGCTTCGACGACAAGATCAAGGAAAACGTCGAGCGGGTCATCGCCAAGTACGATCCCATCATGCAGGCGATCATCGACGAATACCGCCCACGTCTCGAGGGCAAGAAGGTCATGATCTTTGTCGGCGGTCTGCGGCCGCGTCACACTATCGGCGCCTACGAAGATCTGGGGCTGGTCTGTGTCGGTTCGGGTTATGAATTTGCCCATACCGACGACTACGACCGCACCTATCCCGAAATGCCCAAAGGTTCTCTGGTGTTCGACGACGCCTCGGAGATGGAGCTGGAAATCTTCGCCAAGGAGATCAAGCCCGATCTGGTCGCTTCCGGCATCAAGGAAAAGTACGTCTTCCAGAAGATGGGGCTGCCCTTCCGCCAGATGCACAGCTGGGATTATTCGGGGCCTTATCACGCCTATGAGGGTTTTGAAATCTTCGCCCGTGATATCGACATGGCCATCAACAGCCCGACCTGGAACCTGGTGAAGTCACCGTTCTAA
- the nifK gene encoding nitrogenase molybdenum-iron protein subunit beta, with protein MSEAVKKVTEITPEEEARVLEWTKSKDYLEKNLAREGTVINPAHGCQPVGAQLAAHGFEGSLPFVHGSQGCASYYRSTLNRHFREPAPAVSDSMTEDGAVFGGQNNLFEGLENAYALYKPKIMPIFTSCMPEIIGDDLTAFIRNARNKGHIPEDFPAPYANTPSFNGTHIHGYDAMLKAILEDLTAGKRVDGACTGKLNLIAGFDACTGNYREYKRLLDEMDVPHTILADISEVFDSPLDGEYHMYPGGTPLEDAAASVNGKATISLQKYATANTMKFVKQEYAGKHEVLPMPIGVQATDTFLLKVSELFGKPVPESIKAERGRLVDAMTDAHQYLHNKKFAIYGDPDQLLALAGFLLEMGAKPYHVLCSRATKKFEKEMRELLDASPYGKGCHVWVNKDLWHLRSILFNDPVDMMIGDTHGKLAARDTGTPLIRVGFPIIDRVNIHRYPVIGYQGALNLLTWIANKFLDIKDDTCEDQWFEMMR; from the coding sequence ATGAGCGAAGCCGTTAAAAAAGTCACCGAAATCACCCCCGAAGAAGAAGCGCGGGTGCTGGAATGGACCAAGTCCAAGGACTACCTTGAAAAAAACCTGGCGCGTGAGGGGACGGTCATCAATCCCGCCCATGGTTGCCAGCCGGTCGGTGCCCAGCTTGCCGCGCACGGTTTTGAAGGCAGCTTGCCATTTGTGCACGGCTCTCAGGGCTGCGCCTCCTATTACCGCTCGACTCTCAATCGCCATTTTCGCGAGCCGGCGCCGGCCGTGTCCGACTCCATGACCGAGGACGGCGCCGTGTTCGGCGGCCAGAACAACCTGTTCGAAGGCCTGGAAAACGCTTATGCCCTCTATAAGCCGAAAATCATGCCGATTTTCACCTCGTGCATGCCCGAGATCATTGGTGACGACCTGACCGCCTTCATCAGGAACGCGCGGAACAAAGGCCATATCCCCGAAGATTTTCCGGCGCCTTACGCCAATACGCCCAGTTTCAACGGGACCCACATCCATGGCTACGACGCCATGCTCAAAGCGATTCTTGAGGACCTGACCGCGGGCAAGCGCGTCGATGGCGCCTGCACCGGCAAGCTCAACCTGATCGCGGGCTTTGACGCCTGTACCGGCAACTATCGCGAATACAAGCGCCTGCTCGATGAGATGGACGTACCCCATACCATCCTCGCCGATATTTCCGAGGTTTTCGATTCGCCCCTGGACGGCGAGTACCATATGTACCCCGGCGGCACGCCCCTGGAAGATGCGGCCGCGTCCGTCAACGGCAAAGCGACCATCTCTCTGCAAAAGTACGCAACCGCCAATACCATGAAGTTCGTCAAGCAGGAGTATGCCGGCAAGCATGAAGTGCTGCCCATGCCCATCGGCGTGCAGGCCACAGACACTTTCCTGCTCAAAGTGTCCGAGCTGTTCGGCAAGCCGGTGCCCGAGTCCATCAAGGCCGAACGCGGCCGCTTGGTCGATGCCATGACCGACGCTCATCAGTATCTGCACAACAAGAAATTCGCCATTTACGGCGACCCTGATCAGTTGCTGGCCCTTGCGGGCTTTCTGCTGGAAATGGGCGCCAAGCCCTACCACGTGCTCTGCTCGCGCGCCACCAAGAAATTTGAGAAGGAGATGCGTGAGCTGCTCGACGCCTCGCCCTACGGTAAGGGCTGCCATGTGTGGGTCAACAAGGATCTCTGGCACCTGCGCAGCATTCTGTTCAACGACCCCGTGGACATGATGATTGGCGACACCCACGGCAAACTCGCCGCCCGCGATACCGGCACGCCGCTGATCCGCGTTGGTTTCCCCATTATCGATCGGGTCAACATTCATCGCTATCCCGTTATCGGCTATCAGGGCGCCCTCAACCTGCTGACCTGGATCGCCAACAAGTTTCTCGACATCAAGGATGACACCTGCGAAGACCAGTGGTTCGAGATGATGAGATAG
- the nifX gene encoding nitrogen fixation protein NifX: MKVAFASTDKTHIDEHFGQAEHFYIWDVGPESAEFSGVVQVKADADALGHSDDKIEARAAALNDCALVYVAEIGGPAAARLVAKKIHPVKSKDREAISVVVEKLQDVLRSSPPPWLRKAMLKGERPAI, from the coding sequence ATGAAAGTCGCATTTGCAAGCACGGACAAGACCCATATCGACGAGCATTTCGGTCAGGCCGAGCATTTTTATATCTGGGACGTAGGGCCTGAGAGCGCTGAGTTTTCCGGCGTGGTTCAGGTCAAGGCTGACGCTGACGCCCTGGGCCATTCCGACGATAAAATCGAGGCCCGCGCCGCGGCCCTGAATGACTGCGCCCTGGTCTATGTCGCCGAGATCGGCGGGCCGGCGGCGGCGCGCCTGGTGGCCAAGAAAATCCATCCCGTCAAGAGCAAGGACCGCGAGGCGATCTCGGTAGTCGTCGAAAAATTGCAGGACGTTCTGCGCAGCAGCCCGCCGCCCTGGCTGCGTAAAGCCATGCTCAAGGGTGAGCGGCCCGCGATATAA
- the fdxB gene encoding ferredoxin III, nif-specific has translation MAYLTGKTKGGKDWTPNFIEAIDAEKCIGCGRCYKACSRNVFAPEDFEDEETESLRMIMTIANDQNCIGCVACGVACSKKAFSFKPLAI, from the coding sequence ATGGCTTATCTGACCGGAAAAACCAAAGGGGGCAAGGACTGGACCCCCAACTTTATCGAAGCCATCGATGCGGAAAAGTGCATCGGTTGCGGCCGCTGTTACAAAGCCTGCTCGCGCAACGTGTTCGCGCCGGAAGATTTCGAGGATGAAGAAACGGAATCCCTGCGCATGATCATGACCATCGCCAATGACCAGAACTGCATCGGCTGCGTGGCCTGTGGCGTGGCCTGCTCCAAAAAGGCTTTCAGCTTTAAGCCGCTGGCCATCTGA
- a CDS encoding NifB/NifX family molybdenum-iron cluster-binding protein — MLIAVASKSGTLVDQHFGHAERFLIYDCAGGKPQLVDQKPVEKYCSFDPDHPFREDKFSAILAALAGCRAVVSAQIGELPRQELEKRGISAISAVGPIDQAILAAHGTLCGCGGGCGPNNC, encoded by the coding sequence ATGCTCATCGCCGTTGCATCAAAATCCGGTACGCTGGTCGACCAGCATTTCGGCCACGCCGAGCGCTTTCTCATTTATGATTGCGCCGGCGGAAAACCGCAGCTGGTGGACCAGAAACCCGTGGAGAAATACTGTTCCTTCGACCCCGACCACCCGTTTCGCGAAGACAAATTCAGCGCCATCCTCGCCGCCCTCGCGGGCTGCCGCGCCGTGGTCAGCGCCCAGATCGGCGAGCTGCCCAGGCAGGAACTGGAAAAACGCGGAATCTCCGCCATCAGCGCCGTCGGTCCCATCGACCAGGCGATCCTGGCGGCCCATGGCACCCTGTGCGGCTGCGGCGGTGGTTGCGGGCCTAACAACTGCTGA
- a CDS encoding radical SAM protein, with translation MSKSCPMMAMKKQSEHPCFGGDHDKAGRVHLPVAPGCNIKCGFCERKFDCANESRPGVTSRLLTPAEALERVRLLLRHPKVGDKLRVVGIAGPGDPLANEKTFETFRLVKDAYPDMMLCLSTNGLLLPERIDEIAALDVHSLTVTINALTAETGARVYEWVRYQGAVLRGEQGAALLLEKQLAGLEAAAGRGLLVKVNHVYIPGVNDHETLDLAVKVRNLGATLMNIIPVIPIGLFKDIKPPSDAVMEMVRNQAELILSQARHCRQCRADAAGLVGQDIDLTELHAQAG, from the coding sequence ATGAGCAAATCCTGCCCGATGATGGCCATGAAGAAACAGAGTGAGCATCCCTGCTTCGGCGGCGACCATGACAAGGCCGGGCGCGTGCATCTGCCCGTGGCGCCGGGCTGCAACATCAAGTGCGGGTTCTGCGAGCGCAAGTTCGACTGCGCCAACGAAAGCCGCCCCGGCGTCACCAGCCGGCTTCTCACGCCCGCCGAGGCCCTGGAGCGGGTGCGGCTGTTGCTGCGCCACCCCAAGGTCGGCGACAAGTTGCGCGTGGTCGGCATTGCCGGCCCCGGCGATCCGCTGGCCAATGAAAAGACCTTTGAAACCTTCCGGCTGGTCAAGGATGCCTATCCTGACATGATGCTGTGTCTTTCCACCAACGGCCTGCTGTTGCCCGAACGCATCGATGAGATTGCTGCCCTCGACGTGCACAGTCTCACCGTCACCATCAACGCCCTCACCGCCGAGACCGGCGCCAGGGTTTATGAATGGGTGCGCTATCAGGGCGCGGTGCTGCGCGGCGAGCAAGGCGCGGCCCTGCTTCTCGAAAAACAGCTCGCCGGACTTGAAGCGGCCGCGGGGCGCGGCCTGTTGGTCAAGGTCAATCACGTCTACATCCCCGGCGTCAACGATCATGAAACTCTCGATCTGGCCGTTAAGGTACGCAATCTCGGCGCGACCCTGATGAACATCATCCCGGTCATCCCCATCGGCCTGTTCAAGGACATCAAGCCGCCCTCCGATGCAGTGATGGAGATGGTACGCAACCAGGCTGAATTGATTCTCTCCCAGGCCCGCCACTGCCGCCAGTGCCGCGCCGATGCCGCCGGGCTGGTGGGCCAGGACATCGATCTGACGGAGTTGCATGCGCAGGCCGGTTAA
- the modA gene encoding molybdate ABC transporter substrate-binding protein gives MRLGVGLLGCTLLFQLFCAGAVRAAEVRVSAAASMAEALREIAAAYTQMSPAEVVIANFGASGALARQIEQGAPADLYLSANAQWVEYLIAAGRIAGEDVRTLAGNSLVFVGRSGLEVTTLADLSALGRIALVNPRSAPAGEYAQQALDAVGVYAALAGKLVMAQDVRQAVVYADRGEVDGALVYKSDALLARQAVILHEVPAHLHNEISYPAALTTSGRNNPNAVAFFNFLQSDTARRILHSYGFIVEEEVLPQMTKDQ, from the coding sequence ATGCGCCTTGGGGTCGGGTTGTTGGGATGTACGTTGTTGTTCCAGTTGTTTTGCGCAGGGGCGGTTAGGGCAGCTGAAGTGCGGGTGTCGGCGGCGGCGAGCATGGCCGAGGCCCTCAGGGAAATCGCCGCCGCTTACACGCAGATGTCTCCCGCTGAGGTGGTGATCGCCAATTTCGGGGCATCAGGCGCTCTGGCGCGGCAAATCGAGCAAGGTGCTCCGGCCGATCTTTATCTCTCGGCGAATGCGCAGTGGGTGGAGTATCTGATCGCCGCCGGCCGAATCGCAGGTGAGGATGTTCGCACCCTGGCCGGAAACTCCCTGGTGTTCGTGGGGCGTTCAGGTCTCGAAGTCACCACCCTGGCGGATCTCTCCGCGCTGGGGCGCATCGCCCTGGTCAACCCGCGCAGCGCGCCCGCCGGGGAATATGCCCAACAGGCCCTGGATGCCGTCGGCGTCTACGCCGCCCTTGCCGGCAAGCTGGTCATGGCCCAGGATGTACGCCAGGCCGTCGTCTACGCCGATCGCGGTGAAGTCGACGGCGCACTGGTCTATAAATCCGACGCTCTCCTTGCCCGCCAGGCCGTCATTCTTCACGAAGTGCCGGCTCATCTTCATAACGAAATCAGCTACCCTGCGGCCCTCACCACCAGCGGCCGCAATAATCCCAACGCCGTTGCCTTCTTCAATTTTCTGCAAAGCGACACGGCTCGCCGAATCCTGCACAGTTACGGTTTCATCGTCGAAGAAGAGGTTCTCCCGCAAATGACCAAGGACCAATGA
- the modB gene encoding molybdate ABC transporter permease subunit: MFDFTPTDYQAMALSAKVALVATMLSLPLGFAAAWLLVFSRVPGKALIDGIINLPLVLPPVVVGYLLLLTLGSQGWLGGLLDAWGIRVIFTWKAAVLASMVVGFPLLVRSIRLGMESIDERLIQASRTLGAPWYDTLLTVILPLSTRALIAGATLMFARSLGEFGATIIVAGNIPGVTQTIPLAIYDYTNTPGGDRMALALCAVSILLALAVLLFNEGLVKRFKRGELR; the protein is encoded by the coding sequence ATGTTCGATTTCACCCCCACGGACTACCAGGCCATGGCCCTTTCAGCGAAGGTGGCGCTTGTCGCGACCATGCTTTCGCTGCCTTTGGGCTTTGCCGCCGCCTGGCTGCTGGTGTTCAGTCGCGTACCCGGCAAGGCGCTCATCGACGGGATCATCAACTTGCCTCTGGTGCTGCCGCCGGTGGTGGTGGGCTACCTGCTGCTGCTCACCCTGGGCAGCCAGGGGTGGCTGGGCGGATTGCTCGACGCTTGGGGGATTCGCGTTATTTTCACCTGGAAGGCGGCAGTGCTGGCCTCCATGGTGGTGGGTTTTCCCCTGCTGGTGCGCTCCATCCGCCTCGGCATGGAGAGCATCGACGAGCGTTTGATCCAGGCCTCGCGGACCCTGGGGGCGCCTTGGTATGATACGCTCCTGACCGTGATCCTGCCCCTTTCGACCCGCGCCCTGATTGCCGGTGCGACCCTGATGTTCGCCCGCAGCCTCGGAGAATTCGGCGCCACCATCATCGTCGCCGGCAACATCCCCGGCGTGACCCAGACCATCCCTCTGGCCATTTACGATTACACCAACACCCCGGGCGGCGACCGCATGGCTCTGGCCCTGTGCGCGGTGTCCATCCTGCTGGCCCTTGCGGTACTGTTGTTCAACGAGGGCCTGGTCAAACGCTTCAAGCGGGGAGAACTGCGATGA
- the modC gene encoding molybdenum ABC transporter ATP-binding protein has protein sequence MKLEVSVRKRYENFSFEADFSVQGARIGVFGPSGSGKSTLMHLLAGLLPADAGFIHLDGVPLYQSARGIEVPARKRRIAVVFQHAHLFPHLSVRANLLYGYKRIARAERRIDPDTLCEVLHLGPLLGRGVNALSGGERQRVALGRAVLAHPRLILMDEPVTGLDEGLKYQILPYLKQTFAAFGIPLIFISHSLTEMRLMTDEVLEFEDGRLTAQSGVEDLARRRLASSPVGYINHLRLEDGRAQSDLWDYRWGENRLILSSGNGVGGGGVFELSSKDVTLFKQHPEATSARNILRCRVSGIFPAGNRVGVDLDCGGAKLVSQVVGEAARDLELHPGRELFAVIKASAFRRLC, from the coding sequence ATGAAGCTCGAGGTGTCGGTGCGCAAACGCTATGAAAACTTTTCCTTTGAAGCTGATTTTTCCGTGCAGGGCGCGCGCATCGGCGTGTTCGGTCCCTCGGGCAGCGGCAAATCCACCCTGATGCATCTGCTTGCCGGGCTGCTGCCCGCCGACGCGGGCTTCATCCACCTGGACGGGGTGCCCCTGTATCAGAGCGCGCGCGGTATTGAGGTGCCCGCGCGCAAGCGGCGCATCGCCGTGGTGTTTCAGCATGCCCATCTGTTTCCCCATCTGAGCGTGCGCGCCAATCTTCTGTACGGCTACAAGCGCATTGCCCGGGCCGAGCGGCGCATCGACCCCGACACCCTGTGCGAGGTGCTTCACCTTGGGCCGCTACTCGGGCGTGGCGTCAATGCTCTTTCCGGAGGCGAGCGCCAGCGCGTGGCCCTGGGGCGGGCGGTGCTTGCCCATCCGCGCCTGATCCTCATGGATGAGCCTGTGACCGGGCTCGACGAGGGGCTCAAGTACCAGATTTTGCCCTATCTCAAGCAGACCTTCGCCGCCTTCGGCATCCCCCTGATCTTCATCAGTCACTCTCTCACCGAAATGCGCCTGATGACCGACGAGGTGCTGGAGTTCGAGGACGGGCGCCTGACGGCCCAGTCCGGCGTGGAAGACCTGGCGCGGCGCCGCCTGGCCTCAAGCCCGGTGGGTTACATCAATCATCTGCGGCTCGAAGACGGCCGTGCCCAGAGCGATCTGTGGGATTATCGCTGGGGAGAGAATCGTCTGATTCTCTCCAGCGGCAACGGTGTTGGGGGCGGAGGGGTTTTCGAGCTCTCCTCCAAGGATGTCACCCTGTTCAAACAGCATCCGGAGGCCACGAGCGCGCGCAACATTCTGCGCTGTCGGGTGAGCGGGATTTTCCCGGCCGGCAACCGGGTGGGCGTTGATCTTGACTGCGGCGGCGCGAAGCTTGTATCTCAGGTGGTGGGGGAGGCGGCGCGGGATCTGGAGCTGCATCCCGGGCGCGAGTTGTTCGCCGTGATCAAGGCGTCGGCGTTCCGGCGTCTGTGTTAA
- a CDS encoding type 1 glutamine amidotransferase — MILIVEPDAHCPAGFYGALLNAWAVPQETWRPYVDARVPSPAAARGVIVLGGAMGVHDEAQYPFLPLVKQMLWDVIRRDIPCLGICLGGQLLAQVLGAKVHSQRHGEHGCASVQLTAAGRRDPLFGGLPSPFSTFHWHNDSFEIPQGATHLAFTPTCAGQAFRRSNAWGVQFHPEVDAAIVDDWRQRIHADPAVVNAFCSRQARLQAVGEHLLRNFVQITDSLPPIA, encoded by the coding sequence ATGATACTCATCGTCGAGCCGGATGCGCACTGTCCCGCCGGGTTTTACGGCGCATTGCTCAACGCCTGGGCGGTGCCTCAAGAGACCTGGCGGCCCTATGTCGACGCACGGGTCCCCTCGCCGGCGGCCGCGCGCGGGGTCATCGTCCTCGGTGGGGCCATGGGCGTGCATGACGAGGCGCAATATCCCTTCCTGCCTTTGGTGAAGCAGATGCTCTGGGACGTCATCCGTCGGGATATTCCCTGCTTGGGCATTTGTTTGGGCGGACAGTTGTTGGCGCAGGTGCTGGGCGCGAAGGTTCATTCGCAACGCCATGGCGAGCACGGCTGTGCCAGCGTTCAACTCACCGCTGCCGGCCGCCGCGATCCGTTGTTCGGCGGTTTGCCTTCTCCCTTTTCCACCTTCCACTGGCACAACGACAGCTTCGAAATTCCCCAGGGTGCAACGCACCTGGCCTTTACGCCAACCTGCGCCGGCCAGGCTTTCCGTCGGAGCAACGCCTGGGGCGTACAGTTTCACCCCGAGGTTGATGCCGCCATCGTCGACGACTGGCGGCAACGGATTCACGCCGATCCAGCCGTTGTCAACGCGTTCTGCAGCCGGCAGGCGCGGTTGCAGGCCGTGGGCGAACATCTGCTGCGCAATTTTGTGCAAATCACCGACTCCCTACCGCCAATTGCCTGA